In the Streptobacillus moniliformis DSM 12112 genome, one interval contains:
- a CDS encoding thiamine pyrophosphate-dependent dehydrogenase E1 component subunit alpha, which produces MEKLTKEQLLDMFKKMQEARIFDLKVAQLVKKGKVPGMTHFSVGEEAASVGAIAALNDDDIITSNHRGHAQVIAKGIDLNAMMAEILGKYTGICKGKGGSMHIADVDSGNLGANGIVGGGHGISVGAALTQQMKKTGKIVVCFFGDGATNEGSFHEALNMASIWKLPVIFYSINNGYGISADIKKMTNIEHIHLRSASYGIPGMFILDGNNVLDVYEEFKKAVDYVRGGNGPVLIESVTYRWLGHSSSDPGKYRTKEEVETWKKKDPVENLRKYLIENNIATEQELLDIDASVKKAVDDAVVFAENSPLPPLESAFEDIYAD; this is translated from the coding sequence ATGGAAAAATTAACAAAAGAACAATTGCTTGATATGTTTAAAAAAATGCAAGAAGCAAGAATTTTTGATCTTAAAGTAGCACAATTAGTTAAAAAAGGTAAAGTGCCTGGTATGACACACTTTTCAGTAGGAGAAGAAGCTGCCAGTGTAGGTGCTATTGCAGCATTAAATGATGATGATATTATCACATCAAATCACAGAGGACATGCACAAGTTATAGCAAAAGGAATAGATTTAAATGCAATGATGGCAGAAATTTTAGGTAAATACACTGGAATCTGTAAAGGTAAAGGTGGATCAATGCACATTGCTGATGTAGATAGTGGAAATTTAGGGGCTAATGGTATAGTTGGTGGAGGACACGGTATATCTGTTGGTGCTGCATTAACTCAACAAATGAAAAAAACAGGAAAAATAGTTGTATGTTTCTTTGGAGATGGAGCAACTAATGAAGGAAGTTTCCATGAGGCATTAAATATGGCTTCAATTTGGAAATTACCTGTAATATTTTATAGTATAAACAATGGATATGGAATAAGTGCAGATATTAAAAAAATGACTAATATAGAACATATACATTTAAGAAGTGCATCATATGGAATACCAGGAATGTTTATTCTAGATGGAAATAATGTTTTAGATGTATATGAAGAGTTTAAAAAAGCTGTTGATTATGTAAGAGGAGGAAATGGACCAGTTTTAATAGAATCAGTTACATATAGATGGTTAGGGCATTCTTCTTCAGATCCAGGTAAATACAGAACTAAAGAAGAAGTTGAAACTTGGAAGAAAAAAGATCCAGTTGAAAATTTAAGAAAATACTTAATTGAAAATAATATAGCAACAGAACAAGAATTATTAGATATAGATGCTTCAGTAAAAAAAGCAGTTGATGATGCAGTAGTGTTTGCTGAAAACAGCCCATTACCACCACTAGAATCAGCTTTTGAAGATATTTATGCAGACTAA
- a CDS encoding DUF2326 domain-containing protein — protein MPCLKFLLNDKKELMHDNQLLKVTDFVDNKNIQLIILILKDKFPVDKLNEENIVLRLSQKDKLFRIE, from the coding sequence ATACCATGTTTAAAATTTTTACTAAATGATAAAAAAGAACTAATGCATGATAATCAATTATTAAAGGTAACTGATTTTGTTGATAATAAAAATATTCAACTAATCATCCTTATATTAAAAGATAAATTTCCAGTTGATAAATTAAATGAAGAAAATATAGTTTTAAGATTATCACAAAAAGATAAATTATTTAGAATAGAGTGA
- a CDS encoding autotransporter domain-containing protein, which produces MNINKTIFLFIFLSAIISNSKTIDEKINEDINKINEVEKQIKYDKFEDAKNSIHIETGKKVSLVFNKDIDNPTSYVVFSNGKPDSVRIVNNATLSSRAEVITSLHNHDFSNLIYVINNKKLVGTADNVNAVSLIGKYIYFKNSENALLTAKNYPTSMGFRARELGILDNAGTIEKDVYMTLKNGSIINRSSGLHNDLIAHFEENGNYKNEGKVNGRIVVLSMLYFKFVNSGIINDVKYGLPFLIGTEGNFKGKYLNYGKEILFLNTSTGVIKKDKMFVDSGVGIMNFQNFGNIESNVYITAIKGSVDNNKEIIGDVYLTNYYFSKIDSWKKIRNEDTVLNVNLQNGKVEGNLILKRKGLKETIVTIKSMDNITGMLDSTEGDNDILRLIGSGEVKSKDKFKDFEKIHLQNSDWTFNDEEYKVNNEILVEASKLSIKKGDLKTKKFTNNERSTINILKDSNIEVEDKFVNKGLISFLNSKDNTSNLSIKGNYVGENSKLLMRTYIDELKSDKLKLDGSASGSTGVEISNPNFTLNKRMKNKLKLIETKSSTKDAFTLLNPEHGIYRYRLSLENNNWYLSQEYNKPFLGLILNSIDKLRNESNLTYYDHNKLNNGRNEKLWTKIKNISSKNILSDNINIDSNITNIFIGYDILEKKEYKYGVFGNLLFDRVSSGKEKKSGKTGAFGLGLYGTWHNKHFYADSWLNYMYSQNSADRLNYELHSLKASIEVGTRGDMYIGKNRLVCNLYEQLIFSYVSNPNIEDVNNLNNVNIKSRLGTNLTLFTHFKNINPYIEFNWIYDTRLVGVRVEKEEYLYNNNKNTFELKWGLREMNVNDRLSMWVNIVHRFNEAGYRANGVEAGMVYKMI; this is translated from the coding sequence ATGAATATTAATAAAACTATATTTTTATTTATTTTTTTAAGTGCTATTATATCTAATTCTAAAACTATAGATGAAAAAATAAATGAAGATATAAATAAAATAAATGAGGTTGAGAAACAGATTAAATATGATAAATTTGAAGATGCTAAAAATTCTATACATATAGAAACAGGGAAAAAGGTAAGTCTTGTATTTAATAAAGATATTGATAACCCTACATCTTATGTAGTATTTTCAAATGGAAAGCCTGATAGTGTTAGAATAGTTAATAATGCAACGCTATCAAGTAGAGCTGAAGTAATTACAAGTTTACATAATCATGATTTTTCTAATTTGATTTATGTAATTAATAATAAAAAACTAGTTGGAACAGCAGATAATGTAAATGCTGTTTCATTAATAGGTAAATATATATATTTTAAAAATTCTGAAAATGCATTACTTACAGCTAAAAATTATCCAACTTCTATGGGATTTAGGGCTAGAGAATTAGGAATTTTAGATAATGCTGGAACAATAGAAAAAGATGTTTATATGACCTTAAAAAATGGGAGTATAATAAATAGAAGTAGTGGTTTACATAATGATCTTATAGCCCATTTTGAAGAAAATGGTAATTACAAAAATGAAGGTAAAGTAAATGGTAGGATAGTAGTACTTTCAATGTTATATTTTAAATTTGTAAATTCAGGAATAATAAATGATGTAAAATATGGATTGCCTTTCTTAATAGGAACTGAAGGAAATTTTAAAGGAAAATATTTAAATTATGGTAAAGAAATACTATTTTTAAATACATCTACTGGAGTAATTAAAAAAGATAAAATGTTTGTAGATTCAGGAGTAGGAATTATGAATTTTCAAAATTTCGGTAATATAGAATCAAATGTTTATATTACTGCAATTAAAGGTAGCGTAGATAATAATAAAGAAATTATTGGTGATGTATATTTAACTAATTATTATTTTAGTAAAATTGATAGTTGGAAAAAAATAAGAAATGAAGATACTGTTTTAAATGTCAACTTACAAAACGGAAAAGTAGAAGGTAATTTGATCTTAAAGAGAAAAGGACTTAAAGAAACTATAGTTACTATTAAATCAATGGATAATATAACAGGTATGTTAGATAGTACTGAAGGAGATAACGACATCTTAAGATTAATAGGAAGTGGAGAAGTAAAAAGCAAAGATAAATTTAAAGACTTTGAAAAGATACATCTACAAAATTCTGATTGGACATTTAATGATGAAGAATATAAAGTAAATAATGAAATACTAGTTGAAGCCAGTAAATTATCTATTAAAAAAGGTGATTTAAAGACTAAAAAGTTCACTAATAATGAAAGATCAACTATTAATATATTAAAAGATTCAAATATAGAAGTAGAAGATAAATTTGTGAATAAAGGTTTAATTAGTTTTTTAAATAGTAAAGATAATACGAGTAATCTCAGTATTAAAGGAAACTATGTAGGAGAAAACTCTAAACTACTAATGAGAACATATATAGATGAACTAAAATCAGATAAGCTTAAACTAGATGGTTCAGCAAGTGGAAGTACAGGAGTAGAGATTTCAAATCCTAATTTTACATTAAATAAGAGAATGAAAAACAAGTTAAAATTAATAGAAACTAAAAGCTCAACAAAAGATGCTTTTACCTTATTAAATCCAGAACATGGAATATATAGATATAGGCTTAGTTTAGAAAACAATAATTGGTATTTATCTCAAGAATATAATAAACCTTTTCTAGGATTAATATTAAACTCAATAGATAAACTTAGAAATGAATCAAATCTAACATATTATGATCATAATAAGTTAAATAATGGAAGAAATGAAAAACTATGGACTAAGATAAAAAATATATCAAGTAAGAATATATTATCAGATAATATAAATATAGATAGTAATATTACTAATATATTCATTGGATATGATATATTAGAAAAGAAAGAATACAAATATGGAGTATTTGGAAATCTTTTATTTGATAGAGTAAGTTCAGGAAAAGAAAAGAAGTCAGGAAAGACAGGAGCATTTGGACTAGGTTTGTATGGTACATGGCATAATAAACACTTTTATGCAGATAGCTGGTTAAACTATATGTATTCACAAAATAGTGCAGATAGATTAAATTATGAATTACATTCATTAAAAGCATCAATAGAGGTTGGTACAAGAGGAGATATGTATATAGGAAAAAATAGATTAGTGTGTAATCTATATGAACAACTAATATTTAGTTATGTTAGTAATCCTAATATAGAAGATGTAAATAATTTAAATAATGTAAATATTAAATCAAGACTAGGAACTAATCTTACATTATTTACTCATTTTAAAAACATAAATCCATATATAGAGTTTAATTGGATTTATGATACAAGGTTGGTAGGAGTTAGAGTAGAAAAGGAAGAGTATTTATATAATAATAACAAGAATACATTTGAATTAAAGTGGGGATTAAGAGAGATGAATGTTAATGATAGATTAAGTATGTGGGTAAATATAGTTCATAGATTTAATGAGGCTGGTTATAGGGCAAATGGGGTAGAGGCAGGAATGGTGTATAAGATGATTTAG
- a CDS encoding ABC transporter ATP-binding protein, whose translation MKFKILNSIREYKKQTILGPIFMILEVFTEILIPLQMAKIIDVGIKNGDMSYILNKGAILIILAILALIFGILTGRMAAIASAGFAKNLREDIFYKIQEFSFKNIDKFSTSSLVTRMTNDISNIQMTFMLSIRVFVRTIIMLIMSLIMIYTINPKISKIFIGVIPFLTLSFYLIIRNAYPYFVKSFKEYDVLNRKVQENINGVRVVKAYVREDFEIEKFEDTSNTIFNLFSKAEGVAALNSFAMSFTVYTVIILIFIIGGKSIVFGSMKTGELTSVIIYSIQILMSLMMMSFVFVMLLISEASIKRISEILNEKPEMTNKQEAIKEVKNGTISFENVYFSYSGNDKFSLKNICFDIKSGQTFGILGSTGSAKSTLVQLIPRLYDITKGSIKVAGIDVRDYDMGVLRDNVAMVLQKNQLFSGTIEENIKWGNPNATLDDVIRVCKLAQADKFITNFTNGYQTKITQGGNNLSGGQKQRLCIARALLKNPKILILDDSTSAVDTKTEKEIKKAFIEDIPDITKIIIAQRISSVENADFVIVLEEGEINGIGSPKELLETNEIYREIYSSQVKGDDENE comes from the coding sequence GTGAAATTCAAAATATTAAATTCTATTAGAGAATACAAAAAACAAACAATACTTGGACCTATTTTTATGATACTAGAAGTATTTACAGAAATACTAATACCTCTACAAATGGCTAAGATCATTGATGTAGGGATTAAAAATGGTGATATGTCATACATACTTAATAAAGGAGCTATATTAATAATACTTGCTATACTAGCATTAATCTTTGGAATATTAACAGGAAGAATGGCTGCTATTGCTAGTGCTGGTTTTGCTAAAAATCTAAGAGAGGATATTTTTTATAAAATACAAGAATTTTCATTTAAAAATATAGATAAATTCTCGACATCTAGTTTAGTAACTAGAATGACTAATGATATTTCCAATATACAAATGACTTTTATGCTAAGTATAAGAGTGTTTGTTAGAACCATTATCATGTTAATAATGTCATTAATCATGATATATACTATTAATCCAAAAATATCAAAAATATTTATAGGTGTAATTCCATTTTTAACACTATCTTTCTATCTAATAATTCGTAATGCTTATCCATATTTTGTTAAATCTTTCAAAGAATATGATGTATTAAATAGAAAGGTACAAGAAAATATAAATGGGGTTCGTGTTGTTAAGGCATATGTTAGAGAAGATTTTGAAATAGAAAAATTTGAAGATACTTCTAATACTATTTTTAATCTTTTCTCAAAAGCTGAAGGGGTTGCAGCACTTAATTCATTTGCTATGTCATTTACAGTTTATACCGTAATTATATTAATTTTCATTATAGGTGGAAAAAGTATAGTATTTGGAAGTATGAAAACTGGGGAATTAACTTCAGTAATAATATATTCTATACAAATCCTTATGTCATTAATGATGATGTCATTTGTATTTGTCATGTTATTAATTTCTGAAGCTTCAATAAAAAGAATATCTGAAATACTTAATGAAAAGCCAGAAATGACTAATAAGCAAGAGGCTATAAAAGAAGTTAAAAATGGGACTATATCTTTTGAAAATGTATATTTTAGTTATTCAGGTAATGATAAGTTTTCACTTAAAAACATATGTTTTGATATAAAGTCAGGGCAAACTTTTGGAATTTTAGGTTCTACTGGAAGTGCAAAATCAACACTTGTTCAACTTATTCCAAGACTATATGACATAACTAAAGGTTCTATTAAAGTTGCTGGTATAGATGTCAGAGATTATGATATGGGAGTTCTTAGAGATAATGTTGCAATGGTTTTACAAAAAAATCAACTTTTCTCTGGAACTATAGAAGAAAACATTAAATGGGGTAATCCTAATGCAACTTTAGATGATGTTATAAGGGTATGTAAGCTTGCTCAAGCAGATAAGTTTATAACTAATTTTACCAATGGTTATCAAACAAAAATAACACAAGGTGGTAATAATCTTTCTGGTGGTCAAAAACAAAGATTATGTATTGCAAGAGCTTTACTTAAAAATCCTAAAATATTAATACTTGATGATTCAACTAGTGCTGTAGACACTAAAACTGAAAAAGAGATTAAAAAAGCCTTTATTGAAGATATACCTGATATTACTAAAATAATTATAGCTCAAAGAATCTCTTCTGTAGAAAATGCAGACTTTGTTATAGTTCTTGAAGAAGGAGAAATTAATGGTATAGGAAGTCCAAAAGAACTATTAGAAACTAATGAGATATATAGAGAAATATATAGTTCACAAGTTAAGGGAGATGATGAAAATGAATAA
- a CDS encoding ABC transporter ATP-binding protein, producing the protein MNKNRRAKNPKKTLIRLLQFIFKYYKPEMIVALISIIISSLASISVSLSLRYIVDDYIIPLIGSTNPNFIPMYKMIGFMATIFLIGSIATLTYYLLMVKITQGTLKRIRDISFKHLQSLPINYFDKNNTGNIMSVFTNDTEALRNMINGSMTTIISSSIIILGSFISMLILSPLLSILSFVMVGSLVYITKIIGKNTGKYFGMQQKNIADVTGYIEESMSGQKVIKVFNHEKISKKEFDNLNEELYKASSRANIYANLMAPVIGNMGNLQFVLTAILGGLLYVNNLGGLSVGILVSYLQFTKSFTQPFIQMAMQFNSVFMAIAGAERIFKLIDENKEIDNGKIQLINTLNKHWAWVDENGNLTELKGDIRFENMTFGYDENKIILDNLTLYAKPGQKIAFIGETGAGKTTITNLINRFYEIQKGTITYDGINIKDIKKSDLRKSLGIVLQDTKLFTGTIMENIRYGKLDATDEEVYLAAKLAHADSFIQMLPNGYDTLLTTNAEELSVGQKQLIAIARAAIADPPVLILDEATSNIDTRTEKIVQNGMDNLMKGRTVFVIAHRLSTIKNSDVIIVLENGKIIERGNHDALILQQGKYYQLYTGNIELE; encoded by the coding sequence ATGAATAAAAATAGAAGAGCCAAAAATCCCAAAAAAACTTTAATACGACTACTCCAATTTATATTTAAATACTATAAACCAGAAATGATAGTCGCCCTTATATCTATAATTATTAGTTCTCTTGCATCAATTTCTGTATCTCTATCTTTAAGATACATAGTTGATGATTATATAATTCCTTTAATTGGTAGTACTAATCCTAACTTTATACCTATGTATAAAATGATAGGGTTTATGGCAACTATATTTTTAATAGGTTCAATTGCAACTTTAACTTATTATCTGTTAATGGTTAAAATAACTCAAGGAACTTTAAAAAGAATAAGGGATATTTCTTTTAAACACTTACAAAGTTTACCTATTAACTATTTTGATAAAAATAATACTGGAAATATAATGAGTGTATTTACTAATGATACCGAAGCATTAAGAAATATGATAAATGGTTCAATGACCACAATAATTTCATCATCTATAATTATACTTGGTTCATTTATATCTATGTTAATACTTTCTCCACTATTATCAATACTATCTTTTGTTATGGTGGGTTCTTTAGTATATATCACTAAAATCATAGGTAAAAATACTGGTAAATATTTCGGTATGCAACAAAAAAATATCGCTGATGTAACAGGGTATATAGAAGAAAGTATGAGTGGGCAAAAAGTAATTAAGGTATTTAACCATGAAAAGATATCTAAAAAAGAATTTGATAATCTAAATGAAGAGCTTTACAAAGCTTCATCTCGTGCTAATATATATGCAAATCTTATGGCACCTGTTATAGGTAACATGGGAAATTTACAATTTGTTCTTACTGCAATATTAGGAGGATTATTGTATGTTAATAACCTAGGTGGACTTTCTGTTGGAATTTTAGTTTCATATTTACAATTTACTAAAAGTTTTACTCAACCATTCATACAAATGGCTATGCAATTTAATTCTGTATTTATGGCTATTGCTGGTGCTGAAAGAATTTTTAAATTAATTGATGAAAATAAAGAGATTGATAATGGAAAAATCCAGCTTATAAATACACTTAATAAACATTGGGCATGGGTTGATGAAAATGGCAATTTAACTGAACTAAAAGGTGATATAAGATTTGAAAATATGACCTTTGGATATGATGAAAATAAAATTATACTAGATAACTTAACACTTTATGCAAAACCTGGACAAAAGATTGCATTTATCGGTGAAACTGGAGCAGGTAAAACTACTATTACAAATCTAATTAATAGATTCTATGAAATACAAAAAGGAACTATTACTTATGATGGAATTAATATTAAAGATATCAAAAAAAGTGATTTACGTAAATCATTAGGAATAGTATTACAAGACACTAAACTATTTACTGGTACTATTATGGAAAATATTAGATATGGAAAATTAGATGCAACTGATGAAGAAGTTTACTTAGCTGCAAAACTTGCTCATGCAGATTCATTTATACAAATGCTCCCTAATGGATATGACACTTTATTAACTACTAATGCAGAAGAATTATCCGTAGGGCAAAAACAATTAATTGCAATAGCTAGAGCAGCTATAGCTGACCCTCCTGTGTTAATACTTGATGAGGCTACATCAAATATTGATACAAGAACTGAAAAAATAGTTCAAAATGGTATGGATAATTTAATGAAGGGTCGTACAGTATTTGTAATTGCTCATAGATTATCTACTATAAAAAATAGTGATGTTATAATTGTTTTAGAAAATGGTAAAATTATAGAACGTGGAAACCATGATGCATTAATTTTACAACAAGGAAAATACTATCAATTATATACTGGAAATATCGAACTTGAATAA
- a CDS encoding M24 family metallopeptidase codes for MCKLEIIFEKLGIDGLLLTDYYNKRYFTGFTGSTGIALVTKKNKYFISDFRYTEQATKQVERYGFTFIEDNARNYNKLVELAKEDGVTKLGIDNLALSFSEYESISAAFDFAELIKASSELLIARRIKTEEEIEKIKKAVQISEEALMETIPQIKEGMTEIEVAAILEYNQRKRGASGTSFDTIVASGYRSAMPHGVASDKKIQKEEFITIDYGCYYDGYASDITRTIYFGENIEPRMLEIYEKVRKSNELGISLLKAGKTGKEIDAAVREFMGEDAKYFGHSLGHSYGLEVHESPMLSVRDETKLEAGMTITVEPGIYVSGYAGVRIEDDLIITEDGAESFTTLDKKLIMVYNK; via the coding sequence ATGTGTAAATTAGAAATTATTTTTGAAAAATTAGGAATAGATGGATTACTTTTAACAGATTACTATAACAAAAGATACTTTACAGGATTTACTGGAAGTACAGGTATTGCTTTAGTAACTAAAAAAAATAAATACTTTATTTCTGATTTTAGATATACAGAACAGGCTACTAAACAAGTAGAAAGATATGGCTTTACATTTATAGAAGACAATGCAAGAAATTATAATAAACTTGTAGAACTTGCAAAAGAAGATGGAGTTACTAAATTAGGAATAGATAATTTAGCACTTTCATTTTCTGAATATGAATCTATTAGTGCTGCCTTTGATTTTGCAGAATTAATAAAAGCTTCAAGTGAATTATTAATTGCAAGAAGAATTAAAACTGAAGAAGAAATAGAAAAGATAAAAAAAGCTGTACAAATAAGTGAAGAAGCACTTATGGAAACTATACCTCAAATAAAAGAGGGCATGACAGAAATAGAAGTAGCAGCTATCTTAGAGTATAATCAAAGAAAAAGAGGTGCAAGTGGTACATCTTTTGATACTATAGTTGCAAGTGGATATAGATCTGCTATGCCGCATGGAGTAGCAAGTGATAAAAAAATTCAAAAAGAAGAATTTATAACTATAGATTATGGTTGCTATTATGATGGTTATGCAAGTGATATTACAAGAACTATCTATTTTGGTGAGAATATAGAACCTAGAATGCTTGAAATTTATGAAAAAGTAAGAAAGTCAAATGAACTTGGAATAAGCTTACTTAAAGCAGGTAAAACTGGTAAAGAAATAGATGCAGCAGTTAGAGAATTTATGGGAGAAGATGCAAAATACTTTGGTCATTCATTAGGGCATAGTTATGGATTAGAAGTACATGAATCTCCTATGCTTTCTGTTAGAGATGAAACTAAATTAGAAGCTGGTATGACCATAACTGTAGAACCTGGAATATATGTTTCTGGTTATGCTGGAGTTAGAATAGAAGATGATTTAATAATAACAGAAGATGGAGCTGAAAGCTTTACAACTTTAGATAAAAAATTAATTATGGTATATAATAAATAA
- a CDS encoding CPBP family intramembrane glutamic endopeptidase has translation MIKDLDLNNKITLLILTVGSILLSLLIMIIINVIMILLKYGALNSYKILLIYNLIIFFILHFVLKKFKVKIFEKEKITITKVILVVLITTIISLTMGFLINYFSVKPENEKQLETIVNNISPMYIILSIVIVIPIVEEIIFRKILYNLFKNRYLGILVSSVLFALVHSPKSFFEFVLYFTLGIIFSGTYFLTGSFKLAILSHMVNNFIAILKHII, from the coding sequence ATGATAAAAGATTTAGATTTAAATAATAAGATTACATTGCTTATTTTAACTGTAGGATCAATATTACTATCTTTACTTATAATGATAATAATTAATGTAATTATGATTTTATTAAAATATGGAGCACTTAATTCATATAAAATATTACTTATATACAATTTAATTATATTTTTTATACTTCATTTTGTTTTGAAAAAATTTAAAGTGAAAATTTTTGAAAAAGAAAAGATAACAATAACTAAAGTTATATTAGTTGTTTTAATTACAACGATAATATCTCTAACTATGGGATTTTTAATAAACTATTTTTCAGTTAAACCTGAAAATGAAAAACAGTTAGAAACTATAGTAAATAATATAAGTCCTATGTATATAATATTATCTATTGTAATTGTTATACCAATAGTAGAGGAAATAATATTTAGAAAGATATTATATAATTTATTTAAAAATAGATATTTGGGGATACTTGTATCTTCAGTCTTATTTGCTTTAGTACATTCACCTAAGAGTTTTTTTGAATTTGTACTATATTTTACATTAGGAATTATTTTTTCAGGAACATATTTTTTAACAGGTTCATTTAAACTTGCGATACTTTCGCATATGGTTAATAATTTTATAGCTATACTAAAGCATATTATTTAG
- a CDS encoding SPFH domain-containing protein — MMIMTIFGIIILLLSMMAISGIRIVPESDVYVIERLGKYSQTLESGLSFINPLTDRVAKKVTLKEQVVDFDPQGVITKDNATMQIDTVVYFQITDPKLFTYGVERPIAAIENLTATTLRNIIGDMTVDQTLTSRDVINSKMRMELDEATDPWGIKVNRVELKSIIPPTEIRIAMEKEMKAEREKRAKILEAQAQKESAILVAEGEKTAAILRAEAKKEVSIKEAEGRAKAILALKEAESEGIKILNSSVPSKEILVLRSLESLEKVSQGEATKIFIPSELQNLTSLLAGIREIK, encoded by the coding sequence ATTATGATTATGACTATATTTGGGATAATTATATTATTATTATCTATGATGGCAATTTCAGGAATTAGAATAGTACCAGAATCTGATGTATATGTAATAGAAAGACTTGGGAAATATTCACAAACACTAGAATCAGGATTAAGTTTTATAAATCCATTGACAGATAGAGTTGCTAAAAAAGTAACTTTAAAAGAGCAAGTAGTAGACTTTGATCCTCAAGGTGTAATAACTAAAGATAACGCTACTATGCAAATTGATACAGTAGTGTATTTCCAAATTACTGATCCTAAATTATTTACTTATGGAGTTGAAAGACCTATAGCAGCTATAGAGAATTTAACAGCAACTACTTTAAGAAATATAATAGGGGATATGACAGTTGACCAAACTCTTACAAGTAGAGATGTTATTAACTCTAAGATGAGAATGGAACTTGATGAAGCAACAGATCCATGGGGAATTAAGGTTAATCGTGTTGAGTTAAAAAGTATAATTCCTCCAACAGAAATTAGAATAGCTATGGAAAAAGAAATGAAAGCAGAACGTGAAAAAAGAGCTAAAATTCTTGAAGCACAAGCACAAAAAGAAAGTGCAATTCTAGTTGCAGAAGGAGAAAAAACAGCTGCGATATTAAGAGCAGAGGCTAAAAAAGAAGTAAGTATTAAAGAAGCAGAAGGAAGAGCAAAAGCTATACTTGCATTAAAAGAAGCTGAATCAGAAGGTATAAAGATATTAAATTCATCAGTACCAAGTAAAGAAATTCTTGTATTAAGATCACTTGAAAGTTTAGAAAAAGTATCACAAGGAGAAGCTACAAAGATATTTATACCTAGTGAATTACAAAATTTAACTTCACTACTTGCAGGTATTAGAGAGATAAAATAA
- a CDS encoding NfeD family protein, whose product MENVYFWLGLFVIFIIIEIATYNLVTIWFAFSALIVSLISMLFKNTTLELFIFSALVAIFLIYTRPILNKYFIQEKFNSDFKGNKISIVDIENDEYIVKFKGSKWTAISDEKFKVGDVVTIEGFVGNKILIKK is encoded by the coding sequence GTGGAAAATGTATATTTTTGGTTAGGATTATTTGTAATATTTATCATAATTGAAATTGCAACATATAATTTAGTAACTATATGGTTTGCTTTTTCAGCATTAATAGTTTCATTAATTAGTATGTTATTTAAAAATACAACATTAGAACTATTTATTTTTTCTGCATTAGTTGCAATCTTTTTAATATATACAAGACCTATACTTAATAAGTATTTTATACAAGAAAAATTTAATTCAGATTTTAAAGGCAATAAGATAAGTATAGTTGATATAGAAAATGATGAGTATATTGTTAAATTTAAAGGAAGCAAATGGACTGCAATATCAGATGAAAAATTTAAAGTAGGAGATGTTGTAACAATTGAAGGGTTTGTTGGAAACAAAATATTAATAAAAAAATAG